The proteins below come from a single Nocardioides eburneiflavus genomic window:
- the topA gene encoding type I DNA topoisomerase produces the protein MAKLVIVESPAKARTIGGYLGSDYVVESSIGHIRDLPNNAADTPAKIKDKPWGRLAVDVDNGFEPYYVVPRDKKSHIAKLKKLVKDADALYLATDEDREGEAIAWHLLDELKPPKGLPVHRMVFHEITKPAILAAVENPREINDDLVEAQEARRILDRLYGYEVSPVLWKKVMSGLSAGRVQSVATRLVVDRERERMKFRVASYWDLDATFDAGTGHDPRMFPAKLYSIDDVRVARGADFDNTGELVSTGSTGAKRRVHLSRADAEALASGLGDTTYDVRSVESKPYRRSPYAPFRTTTLQQEASRKLGMSASVTMSVAQRLYENGFITYMRTDSTTLSDAAVGAARDQVRELYGAEYLPDSPRTYASKVKNAQEAHEAIRPAGDTFRTPAQTGLSGEQFRLYELIWMRTVASQMKDAVGNSVTIRIGGAAADGRDVVFSASGRTITFHGFLKAYVEDIDDASKRRDDAETRLPNLTQGAAVSAATLSPEGHETKPPSRYTEATLIKELEDREIGRPSTYASIIGTILNRGYVYKKGTALVPAWLAFSVVRLLEEHFPRQVSYEFTASMEDVLDEIAGGRKDRATELGEFYYGSGDVVGLKTLVTDLGEIDAKEMATFPIGDGIDLRVGRYGPYVEGPGPDGGDASPVRANVPDDLPPDELTVAKAKELLANPAGEEQVVGNHPDTGLQIVAKNGRFGPYVTEVLPDDAPKSAKPRTGSLFKSMTLDTVTLEQAVKLLDLPRIVGTDEDGTEITAQNGRYGPYLKKGTDSRSLTSEDQIFDITLDQAKAIYAQPKQRGRGAATPPLKELGNDPVSGQPVIVKAGRFGEYVTDGEYNATLRKDDTVESITLERAAELLAERRERGPAKKAAKKGAKKAPAKKAAAKKTAAKKAPAKKTAKKA, from the coding sequence GTGGCAAAGCTCGTCATCGTCGAGTCCCCGGCCAAGGCCCGCACCATCGGCGGCTACCTGGGCTCGGACTACGTCGTCGAGTCCTCGATCGGTCACATCCGCGACCTGCCCAACAACGCCGCGGACACCCCGGCCAAGATCAAGGACAAGCCCTGGGGGCGGCTGGCCGTCGACGTCGACAACGGCTTCGAGCCCTACTACGTCGTGCCCCGCGACAAGAAGAGCCACATCGCCAAGCTGAAGAAGCTGGTCAAGGACGCCGACGCCCTCTACCTCGCCACCGATGAGGACCGCGAGGGTGAGGCCATCGCGTGGCACCTCCTCGACGAGCTGAAGCCGCCGAAGGGCCTGCCGGTCCACCGGATGGTCTTCCACGAGATCACCAAGCCGGCGATCCTCGCCGCGGTCGAGAACCCGCGCGAGATCAACGACGACCTCGTCGAGGCCCAGGAGGCGCGCCGCATCCTCGACCGCCTCTACGGCTACGAGGTCTCCCCGGTGCTGTGGAAGAAGGTCATGTCGGGCCTCTCCGCCGGCCGCGTGCAGTCGGTGGCGACCCGCCTGGTCGTCGACCGCGAGCGCGAGCGGATGAAGTTCCGCGTCGCCTCCTACTGGGACCTCGACGCCACCTTCGACGCCGGCACCGGCCACGACCCGCGGATGTTCCCCGCCAAGCTCTACAGCATCGACGACGTGCGCGTGGCCCGCGGCGCCGACTTCGACAACACCGGCGAGCTGGTTTCGACGGGCTCAACCGGCGCGAAGCGACGCGTCCACCTCTCCCGCGCCGACGCCGAGGCGCTGGCGTCCGGCCTCGGCGACACGACGTACGACGTCCGCTCGGTCGAGTCCAAGCCCTACCGCCGCTCCCCGTACGCCCCCTTCCGCACCACGACGCTGCAGCAGGAGGCGAGCCGCAAGCTCGGCATGAGCGCGAGCGTGACGATGTCGGTTGCGCAGCGGCTCTACGAGAACGGCTTCATCACCTACATGCGTACGGACTCCACGACGCTCTCGGACGCCGCGGTCGGTGCCGCGCGCGACCAGGTGCGTGAGCTGTACGGCGCCGAGTACCTGCCCGACTCGCCCCGCACCTACGCGTCCAAGGTCAAGAACGCCCAGGAGGCGCACGAGGCGATCCGGCCGGCCGGCGACACGTTCCGTACGCCTGCCCAGACCGGCCTGTCCGGCGAGCAGTTCCGTCTCTACGAGCTGATCTGGATGCGCACCGTCGCGTCCCAGATGAAGGACGCCGTCGGCAACTCGGTCACGATCCGCATCGGCGGTGCCGCCGCCGACGGTCGCGACGTGGTCTTCAGCGCGAGCGGCCGCACGATCACCTTCCACGGCTTCCTCAAGGCCTACGTCGAGGACATCGACGACGCCTCGAAGCGTCGCGACGACGCCGAGACCCGCCTGCCCAACCTCACCCAGGGCGCGGCCGTCTCGGCCGCGACGCTGAGCCCCGAGGGTCACGAGACCAAGCCGCCGTCGCGCTACACCGAGGCCACGCTCATCAAGGAGCTCGAGGACCGCGAGATCGGCCGCCCGTCGACCTATGCGTCGATCATCGGCACGATCCTCAACCGCGGCTACGTCTACAAGAAGGGCACCGCTCTGGTGCCGGCATGGCTGGCGTTCTCGGTGGTCCGGCTGCTGGAGGAGCACTTCCCGCGGCAGGTGTCCTACGAGTTCACCGCCTCGATGGAGGACGTCCTCGACGAGATCGCCGGTGGTCGCAAGGACCGCGCCACCGAGCTCGGCGAGTTCTACTACGGCTCCGGCGACGTCGTCGGCCTCAAGACGCTGGTCACCGACCTCGGCGAGATCGACGCCAAGGAGATGGCCACCTTCCCCATCGGTGACGGGATCGACCTGCGGGTCGGTCGCTACGGGCCGTACGTCGAGGGTCCCGGCCCCGACGGCGGCGACGCCTCACCGGTGCGCGCCAACGTCCCCGACGACCTCCCGCCCGACGAGCTCACCGTCGCCAAGGCCAAGGAGCTGCTGGCCAACCCCGCCGGCGAGGAGCAGGTCGTCGGCAACCACCCCGACACCGGCCTGCAGATCGTCGCCAAGAACGGTCGTTTCGGCCCCTACGTGACCGAGGTGCTGCCCGACGACGCCCCCAAGAGCGCCAAGCCGCGCACGGGCTCGCTCTTCAAGTCGATGACCCTCGACACGGTCACGCTCGAGCAGGCGGTCAAGCTGCTCGACCTGCCCCGCATCGTCGGCACCGACGAGGACGGCACCGAGATCACCGCGCAGAACGGCCGCTACGGGCCCTACCTCAAGAAGGGCACCGACTCCCGGAGCCTCACCTCCGAGGACCAGATCTTCGACATCACCCTCGACCAGGCCAAGGCGATCTACGCCCAGCCCAAGCAGCGCGGCCGCGGCGCGGCCACCCCGCCGCTCAAGGAGCTCGGCAACGACCCCGTGTCCGGGCAGCCGGTCATCGTGAAGGCCGGCCGCTTCGGGGAGTACGTCACCGACGGCGAGTACAACGCCACCCTCCGCAAGGACGACACGGTCGAGTCGATCACCCTCGAGCGCGCCGCCGAGCTGCTCGCCGAGCGTCGCGAGCGCGGTCCGGCCAAGAAGGCTGCCAAGAAGGGTGCGAAGAAGGCTCCTGCCAAGAAGGCGGCCGCGAAGAAGACCGCTGCCAAGAAGGCCCCGGCCAAGAAGACGGCGAAGAAGGCCTGA
- a CDS encoding sugar phosphate isomerase/epimerase family protein encodes MCFGHDGDAALRESLERKGASRRGLLRGAVAGVAGATVLGAGAPALAARTGRDEHPGKGPRHGVRADRISIQLYTLRSAMTSDVNVRLMLDQLEKFGYERVERAGLYPAAGLDTAAKLKAELDARGIWASSSHDGVSNRDAAALDKKLDDANTFGQKFINVPYFDSPDKAAWQDLADQMNSEAVEARSRGLRYGYHNHAHEFTTEFEDGTTPWDVLTSELDPEVVHLEVDLYWVYAAGVNLGVPDPVAFSNDVIRSAPQEVRQYHVKDRHGVDASALYGQTPGDMADLGLGVIDFRAIFKKHQVEEYIVENDTPDFRPASTANTGFRYLEGLDF; translated from the coding sequence ATGTGTTTCGGACATGACGGCGACGCCGCCCTGCGCGAGTCGCTCGAGAGGAAGGGCGCCAGTCGGCGCGGCCTGCTGCGCGGCGCCGTGGCGGGCGTGGCGGGAGCCACCGTGCTGGGTGCCGGCGCACCGGCACTCGCAGCGCGCACGGGTCGCGACGAGCACCCGGGCAAGGGCCCGCGCCACGGCGTACGGGCGGACCGGATCAGCATCCAGCTCTACACGTTGCGCTCGGCGATGACCTCCGACGTCAACGTCAGGCTGATGCTCGACCAGCTCGAGAAGTTCGGCTACGAGCGCGTCGAGCGGGCCGGCCTCTACCCGGCGGCCGGTCTCGACACGGCCGCCAAGCTCAAGGCCGAGCTCGACGCCCGCGGCATCTGGGCCTCGTCCAGCCACGACGGCGTCAGCAACCGCGACGCCGCCGCGCTCGACAAGAAGCTCGACGACGCCAACACGTTCGGGCAGAAGTTCATCAACGTGCCCTACTTCGACTCTCCCGACAAGGCGGCCTGGCAGGACCTCGCCGACCAGATGAACTCCGAGGCGGTGGAGGCACGGAGCCGTGGCCTGCGCTACGGCTACCACAACCACGCCCACGAGTTCACGACCGAGTTCGAAGACGGCACGACCCCCTGGGACGTGCTCACCTCCGAGCTCGACCCCGAGGTCGTGCACCTCGAGGTCGACCTCTACTGGGTCTACGCCGCGGGTGTCAACCTCGGCGTCCCGGACCCGGTCGCCTTCTCGAACGACGTGATCCGGTCGGCTCCCCAGGAGGTCCGGCAGTACCACGTCAAGGACCGTCACGGTGTCGACGCGTCCGCGCTCTACGGCCAGACGCCCGGCGACATGGCCGACCTCGGCCTGGGCGTGATCGACTTCCGGGCCATCTTCAAGAAGCACCAGGTCGAGGAGTACATCGTCGAGAACGACACCCCGGACTTCCGGCCCGCGTCGACCGCCAACACGGGCTTCCGCTACTTGGAGGGTCTCGACTTCTGA
- a CDS encoding PQQ-dependent sugar dehydrogenase, with product MSHPLRAGLTGAVGAALCLPLLAVTTSATAHEGHDDTPPPPPADAFEKVTLNDRPGEPVDLAVLPDGDVLHTTRAGVIWHNDAETGVNSIAGRIPVYLHDEEGLQSIALDPGYDGKKNTWIYLYYSPPLDTPADDPATASINEGDAPETGTAADFAPFEGHLTVARFRYSGGRVDLGSEQKVLDVPVDRGICCHVGGDIVFDSDGNLILSTGDDTNPFQSDGFVPLDERADRNPAFDAQRTAANTDDLRGKILRITPEPGGGYTIPDGNLFEPGTPDTRPEIYSMGWRNPFRIEIDPDTDDLWVADYSPDARAANPDRGPAGHGKWAIVDEPGNYGWPYCATAELAYDDFDFATRTSGEKFDCAAPVNDSVHNTGLRELPPVEQPEVWYTYGLSEEFPELETGGIGPMAGPAYQYDRKATKGRNPVAWPKRYDDTPLFYEWTRDYIKGLHVDDGEVAAIEDVVADVVTDNPIDMEFGPDGALYVLEYGDGYFAENPDAQLSRIDFLGAGGNRSPVPAIEAEPTAGESPLTVEFSSDDTTDPDGDTRLTYAWDFDGDGKVDSRRADATHTYAEDGSYRATLTVTDRGGRRASADVDIVVGNQAPVVELVTPVAGQEFSFGDTVTYEVRVTDDQDVDCSRVSVTYVLGHDTHGHPQSTAFGCTGSLTTTVPEGHDPATDDLATVFVAEYTDAGSEPPLSGSAEVVLEPAG from the coding sequence ATGTCGCACCCCCTTCGCGCAGGGCTCACGGGCGCCGTCGGCGCCGCCCTCTGCCTGCCGCTCCTCGCCGTGACCACGTCGGCCACCGCCCACGAGGGCCACGACGACACGCCGCCCCCACCGCCCGCGGACGCGTTCGAGAAGGTCACGCTCAACGACCGTCCCGGCGAGCCGGTGGACCTCGCGGTCCTGCCCGACGGCGACGTCCTGCACACCACGCGCGCCGGCGTCATCTGGCACAACGACGCCGAGACCGGCGTCAACAGCATCGCCGGCCGCATCCCGGTCTACCTCCACGACGAGGAGGGCCTGCAGAGCATCGCCCTCGACCCGGGCTACGACGGCAAGAAGAACACGTGGATCTACCTCTACTACTCGCCGCCGCTCGACACCCCCGCCGACGACCCCGCCACCGCCTCGATCAACGAGGGCGACGCGCCGGAGACCGGCACCGCGGCGGACTTCGCGCCCTTCGAGGGCCACCTGACCGTCGCGCGGTTCCGCTACTCCGGCGGCCGGGTCGACCTGGGCTCCGAGCAGAAGGTGCTCGACGTCCCCGTCGACCGCGGCATCTGCTGCCACGTGGGCGGCGACATCGTCTTCGACTCCGACGGCAACCTGATCCTCTCGACCGGCGACGACACCAACCCGTTCCAGTCCGACGGCTTCGTGCCGCTGGACGAGCGCGCCGACCGCAACCCCGCCTTCGACGCCCAGCGCACGGCGGCCAACACAGACGACCTGCGCGGCAAGATCCTGCGCATCACGCCCGAGCCCGGCGGTGGCTACACGATCCCCGACGGCAACCTCTTCGAGCCCGGCACCCCGGACACCCGGCCCGAGATCTACTCGATGGGCTGGCGCAACCCGTTCCGCATCGAGATCGACCCCGACACCGACGACCTCTGGGTCGCCGACTACTCGCCCGACGCCCGTGCGGCGAACCCCGACCGCGGGCCCGCCGGCCACGGCAAGTGGGCGATCGTGGACGAGCCGGGCAACTACGGCTGGCCCTACTGCGCCACCGCCGAGCTGGCCTACGACGACTTCGACTTCGCCACCCGCACCAGCGGCGAGAAGTTCGACTGCGCCGCCCCGGTCAACGACTCGGTCCACAACACCGGACTGCGCGAGCTGCCCCCGGTCGAGCAGCCGGAGGTCTGGTACACGTACGGGCTCTCCGAGGAGTTCCCCGAGCTCGAGACCGGCGGCATCGGCCCGATGGCCGGCCCGGCCTACCAGTACGACCGCAAGGCGACCAAGGGCCGCAACCCCGTCGCTTGGCCGAAGCGCTACGACGACACCCCGCTGTTCTACGAGTGGACCCGTGACTACATCAAGGGCCTCCACGTCGACGACGGCGAGGTCGCGGCCATCGAGGACGTCGTCGCCGACGTCGTCACCGACAACCCGATCGACATGGAGTTCGGGCCCGACGGCGCGCTCTACGTCCTGGAGTACGGCGACGGCTACTTCGCCGAGAATCCCGACGCGCAGCTGTCCCGCATCGACTTCCTCGGCGCGGGCGGCAACCGGAGCCCCGTCCCGGCCATCGAGGCCGAGCCGACGGCCGGCGAATCGCCCCTGACGGTCGAGTTCTCCAGTGACGACACCACCGACCCGGACGGCGACACCCGGCTGACGTACGCCTGGGACTTCGACGGCGACGGCAAGGTGGACAGCCGCAGGGCTGACGCGACCCACACCTACGCCGAGGACGGCAGCTACCGCGCCACGCTCACCGTCACCGACCGCGGTGGGCGTCGCGCCTCGGCCGACGTCGACATCGTCGTGGGCAACCAGGCCCCGGTCGTCGAGCTCGTCACCCCAGTGGCGGGCCAGGAGTTCAGCTTCGGCGACACCGTGACGTACGAGGTCCGGGTCACCGACGACCAGGACGTCGACTGCAGCCGGGTCAGCGTGACCTATGTGCTGGGCCACGACACGCACGGCCACCCGCAGTCCACCGCCTTCGGCTGCACGGGCTCGCTCACCACGACCGTGCCCGAGGGCCACGACCCGGCGACCGACGACCTCGCAACCGTCTTCGTCGCCGAGTACACCGACGCCGGCTCCGAGCCCCCGCTCAGCGGGTCCGCCGAGGTCGTCCTCGAGCCGGCCGGCTGA
- a CDS encoding DUF7059 domain-containing protein: MSSDLDFTGPLRDALLAADFTYDAVAEAIGDDAHRALGRNETLPALRRTTSGGPLDTLVRLFLLQAPVPREDAERALPGLVDRLCNAGLLEQSVGEVAARTDCRPYAVSEAGVERDLWVVSDLTPGLDGAPVAVGPDHVLGISSASTSLAQLTMREPVERALDLGTGCGVQALHLATHADTVVATDVNARALWMTRLNGALNDIAVDVRDGSFFEPVAGERFDLVATNPPFVISPATGERLVYRDSGLPGDRVVEHIVRTGPDHLAEDGWLQVLANWAIVEGRPWDERLGSWLREDCDALVVQREVLDPAAYVELWLKDSGHHGGPDYAARYDTWLSWLEQTGIEGIGFGWINVRRGGSGLAGRHELLEWPYDVEQPIGPAIHAWGDAASGLRGLDDDALLATTLHAREDVQQETVGRPGAEDPEAIVLRQQRGFRRARTADTVEAALVGASDGDLTLGQLLGALATLLQRDEEALRAAYVPVVRELVGEGFLRLG, from the coding sequence ATGTCGTCCGACCTCGACTTCACCGGCCCGCTGCGCGATGCCCTGCTCGCCGCCGACTTCACCTACGACGCGGTCGCCGAGGCGATCGGCGACGACGCCCACCGCGCGCTCGGGCGCAACGAGACGCTCCCCGCGCTGCGGCGTACGACCTCCGGCGGGCCGCTCGACACGCTGGTCCGGCTCTTCCTCCTCCAGGCGCCGGTGCCGCGCGAGGACGCCGAGCGGGCGCTGCCCGGCCTGGTCGACCGCCTCTGCAACGCCGGGCTGCTGGAGCAGAGCGTCGGCGAGGTCGCCGCCCGCACCGACTGCCGTCCGTACGCCGTCTCGGAGGCCGGCGTCGAGCGCGACCTGTGGGTGGTCTCGGACCTCACGCCTGGCCTCGACGGGGCGCCGGTCGCGGTCGGTCCCGACCACGTCCTCGGCATCTCGAGCGCGTCGACCAGCCTCGCCCAGCTGACGATGCGTGAGCCGGTGGAGCGCGCGCTCGACCTCGGCACCGGGTGCGGGGTCCAGGCCCTCCACCTCGCCACCCACGCCGACACGGTCGTCGCGACCGACGTCAACGCCCGGGCGCTCTGGATGACGCGGCTCAACGGCGCCCTCAACGACATCGCGGTCGACGTGCGCGACGGGTCGTTCTTCGAGCCGGTGGCGGGGGAGCGGTTCGACCTCGTCGCCACCAACCCGCCCTTCGTCATCTCGCCGGCGACGGGCGAGCGGCTCGTCTACCGCGACTCCGGGCTGCCCGGCGACCGCGTCGTCGAGCACATCGTGCGCACCGGTCCCGACCACCTCGCCGAGGACGGCTGGCTGCAGGTGCTGGCCAACTGGGCGATCGTCGAGGGGCGGCCGTGGGACGAGCGGCTCGGCTCCTGGCTGCGCGAGGACTGCGACGCCCTGGTCGTGCAGCGCGAGGTGCTCGACCCCGCGGCCTACGTCGAGCTCTGGCTCAAGGACAGCGGGCACCACGGCGGCCCGGACTACGCCGCGCGCTACGACACGTGGCTGTCGTGGCTGGAGCAGACGGGCATCGAGGGGATCGGGTTCGGCTGGATCAACGTCCGCCGCGGCGGGTCCGGACTGGCGGGACGGCACGAGCTCCTCGAGTGGCCGTACGACGTCGAGCAGCCGATCGGGCCGGCCATCCACGCCTGGGGCGACGCGGCGTCGGGCCTGCGCGGCCTCGACGACGACGCCCTGCTCGCGACCACGCTGCACGCCCGCGAGGACGTCCAGCAGGAGACCGTCGGGCGGCCGGGTGCGGAGGACCCCGAGGCGATCGTGCTGCGCCAGCAGCGCGGCTTCCGCCGCGCGCGCACGGCCGACACGGTCGAGGCCGCCCTCGTCGGCGCGAGCGACGGCGACCTCACGCTGGGGCAGCTTCTCGGCGCGCTCGCCACGCTGCTGCAGCGCGACGAGGAGGCGCTGCGGGCGGCGTACGTCCCGGTCGTGCGCGAGCTGGTGGGGGAGGGCTTCCTCCGGCTCGGTTGA
- a CDS encoding sodium-translocating pyrophosphatase — translation MTGILPAVVAQPELEGGNLVLVVVVALIALGALGMAAMFRSQVLAAGEGTDNMKTIAQAVQEGANAYLQRQFRTLGIFAAVAFVVLFALPADDMAVRVGRSIFFLVGAGFSAAIGYLGMSLAVRANLRVAAAAESEGRDPAMTIGFRTGAFVGMATVGLGLLGASVVVLLFKDEAPVVLEGFGFGAALLAMFMRVGGGIFTKAADVGADLVGKVEQGIPEDDPRNAATIADNVGDNVGDCAGMAADLFESYAVTLVAALILGAAAFGDKGLVFPLLIPAIGALTAVLGIYITKPKAEENGLTTINRAFYISAAVGALASVVLSYVYLPGDFAEFGPAFGDIDGDPRFIASAAVVIGIVMAAGILALTGYYTGTEYRPVKDVGKTSLTGPATVILSGLSVGFESAVYTTLVIGAAVFGAYLLGGATLTVSLFAVALAGCGLLTTVGVIVAMDTFGPVSDNAQGIAEMSGDVSPEGAQILTELDAVGNTTKAITKGIAIATAVLAATALFGSYATSVAEALAEASPTAEEVGLLSFEVFNPSVLVGVLLGAAVVFLFSGLAINAVARAAGAVVFEVRRQFREIPGIMEGTGRPEYGKVVDIVTRDSLRELVTPGILAVLAPVAVGFGLGVTALAGFLAGAIGAGTLMAVFLANAGGAWDNAKKLVEDGHHGGKGSDAHDATIIGDTVGDPFKDTAGPAINPLIKVMNLVSLLIASAIVSMSVGEDQNDVLRIVIALVAVAIIAGAVVVSKRREVVIADDGDNTGSSSFSPHHA, via the coding sequence ATGACGGGGATCTTGCCCGCGGTCGTTGCGCAGCCGGAGCTCGAAGGTGGCAACCTCGTCCTGGTCGTCGTCGTCGCCCTGATCGCGCTCGGCGCGCTCGGGATGGCCGCGATGTTCAGGTCGCAGGTGCTGGCCGCGGGTGAGGGCACCGACAACATGAAGACCATCGCCCAGGCCGTGCAGGAGGGCGCCAACGCCTACCTGCAGCGCCAGTTCCGTACGCTCGGGATCTTCGCCGCGGTGGCGTTCGTGGTCCTGTTCGCGCTGCCCGCCGACGACATGGCCGTCCGCGTCGGGCGCTCCATCTTCTTCCTCGTCGGCGCGGGCTTCTCCGCCGCGATCGGCTACCTCGGCATGAGCCTGGCGGTGCGCGCCAACCTGCGCGTGGCCGCGGCGGCCGAGTCCGAGGGCCGCGACCCGGCCATGACGATCGGCTTCCGCACGGGCGCCTTCGTCGGCATGGCCACCGTCGGCCTGGGCCTGCTCGGCGCGAGCGTCGTCGTCCTGCTCTTCAAGGACGAGGCGCCCGTCGTGCTCGAGGGGTTCGGCTTCGGTGCCGCCCTCCTCGCCATGTTCATGCGTGTCGGCGGCGGCATCTTCACCAAGGCCGCCGACGTCGGCGCCGACCTCGTCGGCAAGGTCGAGCAGGGCATCCCCGAGGACGACCCCCGCAACGCCGCGACCATCGCCGACAACGTCGGCGACAACGTCGGTGACTGCGCCGGCATGGCCGCCGACCTGTTCGAGTCGTACGCCGTCACGCTGGTCGCCGCGCTGATCCTCGGCGCGGCCGCCTTCGGCGACAAGGGCCTCGTCTTCCCGCTGCTCATCCCCGCGATCGGTGCGCTCACCGCGGTGCTCGGCATCTACATCACCAAGCCGAAGGCCGAGGAGAACGGCCTCACCACCATCAACCGGGCCTTCTACATCTCGGCCGCGGTCGGTGCCCTGGCGTCGGTGGTCCTCTCCTACGTCTACCTGCCCGGCGACTTCGCCGAGTTCGGACCCGCCTTCGGCGACATCGACGGCGACCCGCGCTTCATCGCCAGCGCCGCGGTGGTCATCGGCATCGTCATGGCCGCGGGCATCCTCGCCCTCACCGGCTACTACACCGGCACCGAGTACCGGCCCGTCAAGGACGTCGGCAAGACCTCGCTCACCGGTCCCGCGACCGTCATCCTGTCCGGCCTGAGCGTCGGCTTCGAGTCGGCCGTCTACACCACGCTGGTCATCGGCGCTGCCGTCTTCGGTGCCTACCTCCTCGGCGGCGCGACCCTCACGGTGTCGCTGTTCGCCGTCGCGCTCGCCGGCTGTGGCCTGCTGACCACCGTCGGCGTCATCGTCGCGATGGACACCTTCGGCCCGGTCTCCGACAACGCGCAGGGCATCGCCGAGATGTCGGGCGACGTCAGCCCCGAGGGCGCGCAGATCCTCACCGAGCTCGACGCCGTCGGCAACACCACCAAGGCCATCACCAAGGGCATCGCGATCGCGACGGCCGTGCTGGCCGCGACCGCGCTGTTCGGGTCGTACGCCACGTCGGTCGCCGAGGCCCTCGCCGAGGCCAGCCCGACCGCCGAGGAGGTGGGCCTGCTCAGCTTCGAGGTCTTCAACCCCTCGGTCCTCGTCGGCGTGCTGCTCGGTGCGGCCGTGGTGTTCCTCTTCTCCGGCCTCGCGATCAACGCGGTCGCCCGCGCCGCCGGTGCGGTCGTCTTCGAGGTGCGCCGCCAGTTCCGCGAGATCCCCGGGATCATGGAGGGCACCGGTCGTCCGGAGTACGGCAAGGTCGTCGACATCGTCACCCGCGACTCGCTGCGCGAGCTGGTCACCCCCGGCATCCTGGCCGTCCTGGCCCCCGTCGCCGTCGGCTTCGGCCTCGGCGTGACCGCGCTGGCCGGCTTCCTCGCCGGTGCCATCGGCGCCGGCACCCTGATGGCCGTCTTCCTGGCCAACGCGGGCGGCGCCTGGGACAACGCCAAGAAGCTCGTCGAGGACGGCCACCACGGCGGCAAGGGCTCCGACGCCCACGACGCCACGATCATCGGCGACACCGTCGGCGACCCGTTCAAGGACACCGCCGGCCCGGCCATCAACCCGCTCATCAAGGTGATGAACCTGGTCTCGCTGCTCATCGCCAGCGCCATCGTGTCGATGAGCGTGGGCGAGGACCAGAACGACGTCCTGCGCATCGTGATCGCGCTCGTCGCGGTCGCGATCATCGCGGGCGCGGTGGTCGTCTCGAAGCGCCGCGAGGTCGTGATCGCCGACGACGGCGACAACACCGGCTCGTCGTCGTTCAGCCCGCACCACGCCTGA